A stretch of the Candidatus Jettenia sp. AMX2 genome encodes the following:
- a CDS encoding DUF1998 domain-containing protein yields MKNIRNGSREKYLNLHVYHRLHGLINQNGKIHYRESLNSLKKCLIFIDTFRECGYGSSALRERIYCNLEFPNDNMNGVLIYTASGDSEGSLGGLVRQGKPGNLETIVYNAIENARWCSSDPICIDSHGQGPNSCNLAACHNCALLPETCCEESNMLLDRAMLIGTLDNPSIGYFNIVT; encoded by the coding sequence TTGAAAAACATCCGGAACGGTTCAAGGGAAAAGTACCTGAACCTCCACGTTTACCACAGGCTGCATGGATTAATCAACCAAAACGGGAAAATACACTATCGTGAGAGTCTAAATTCTTTAAAAAAATGTCTAATTTTCATTGACACATTCCGCGAATGTGGTTACGGAAGTTCTGCTTTGAGAGAAAGAATTTATTGCAACCTTGAATTTCCAAACGACAACATGAATGGAGTTTTAATTTACACTGCATCTGGTGATTCAGAAGGTTCATTAGGCGGACTTGTACGACAAGGAAAACCAGGTAATCTCGAAACAATTGTTTATAATGCAATTGAAAATGCAAGATGGTGCTCAAGCGACCCTATCTGTATTGACAGCCACGGACAGGGACCGAACTCATGCAATCTTGCAGCTTGTCATAACTGTGCTTTATTGCCAGAGACATGTTGCGAAGAATCAAACATGTTGCTCGACAGAGCAATGCTAATTGGAACTTTGGACAATCCTTCAATAGGATATTTTAACATAGTAACTTAA
- a CDS encoding IS1634 family transposase, whose protein sequence is MQGSESFEILTTKRLDHLPLVSACMRYLEIGQIIDELVDSHKLNCVSTGECLQAMVLSILTGQHALYKVSEVLGDYDTEIVFQKQIKAESFHDNRLGAALDQMWEAGLGMLYSKLIAKAIMKYSLGLEKLHFDTTSISLYGAYEQEEDGDDIPRITYGHSKDKRTDLKQVLFGMTVSGDGGVPLTGRITSGNTSDSTENRFNLETLREIVPDISRSILVSDSKFFSAPTVEMAFEQGISFISLMPKTVGMYEEILKEDKPSEILLTTPGRRKGEYEEYRGFSLIAPYVYKTDNAEQRHRQMRFVVVESTALQKQKERVWKAKKEKEYQGLTKLSQGIQKREFACEEDALREIDKLRKQIKVDYHRLGFEREKRTVIEKRQHRGRPRAGEQLPQRESWTVNLSFQEDAEHLSQSKQRLNKFILVTNILDSSRMTDAEILKAYKGQSSVETNFKWAKNPAAVAPIFLKDPKRIAVLGFVYLVALMVYTLMQRQIRQSLKRDQKSIPGNKGLTDNPTGRVLFQNMRGIAVVVVSLGESVFKQVTNFTQLHEDILNYFAFDTAIYQSLKTISSA, encoded by the coding sequence ATGCAGGGGAGTGAATCTTTTGAAATTCTAACTACCAAGAGACTTGATCACCTTCCTTTGGTATCAGCTTGTATGCGATACCTGGAAATTGGTCAGATTATCGACGAACTGGTTGATTCTCACAAACTCAATTGTGTAAGTACCGGAGAATGTCTCCAGGCAATGGTCTTGTCAATCCTGACCGGTCAGCATGCTCTGTACAAAGTCTCAGAAGTATTGGGTGACTATGATACCGAGATTGTTTTCCAGAAACAGATTAAGGCCGAGTCATTCCATGATAACCGGTTAGGGGCGGCACTGGATCAGATGTGGGAAGCCGGTTTGGGAATGTTGTATTCAAAGCTCATAGCAAAAGCTATCATGAAATACTCGCTAGGACTGGAGAAGCTGCATTTTGATACTACCAGTATTAGCCTGTACGGTGCTTATGAGCAAGAAGAAGATGGGGATGACATTCCGAGAATTACGTATGGACATAGTAAGGATAAGAGAACAGACCTCAAGCAAGTACTATTTGGAATGACGGTTAGTGGAGATGGGGGAGTTCCTCTTACAGGAAGGATTACCTCGGGGAACACCTCTGACAGCACGGAGAACCGGTTTAACCTGGAAACATTGCGAGAGATAGTGCCGGATATTTCCCGGAGCATCCTTGTTTCGGATAGTAAATTTTTTTCTGCCCCAACCGTAGAGATGGCCTTTGAGCAGGGGATTTCTTTTATCAGTTTGATGCCAAAAACGGTAGGGATGTATGAGGAGATACTCAAGGAGGATAAGCCATCAGAGATTCTTTTGACTACCCCAGGTAGGAGAAAAGGAGAATATGAAGAGTACCGGGGGTTTTCTCTGATAGCACCTTATGTCTATAAGACAGACAACGCAGAGCAAAGACACAGGCAGATGAGGTTTGTGGTAGTGGAATCAACCGCCCTTCAGAAACAGAAAGAAAGGGTATGGAAGGCAAAGAAAGAAAAGGAATATCAGGGGCTTACGAAACTTTCTCAGGGGATACAGAAAAGGGAATTTGCTTGTGAGGAGGATGCGCTGAGGGAAATTGATAAACTCAGAAAACAGATCAAGGTAGACTATCATAGGTTGGGCTTTGAGAGGGAGAAGAGAACGGTTATTGAAAAAAGACAGCACAGAGGCCGACCAAGAGCAGGAGAACAACTTCCCCAGAGGGAGAGTTGGACAGTAAATCTCTCTTTTCAGGAAGACGCTGAGCACCTCTCTCAGAGTAAGCAAAGACTGAACAAATTCATTCTGGTAACGAATATTTTGGATTCTTCCCGGATGACTGATGCAGAGATTCTGAAGGCATACAAGGGACAGTCTTCAGTGGAGACAAACTTTAAATGGGCTAAGAATCCTGCAGCAGTAGCTCCTATCTTCCTGAAGGATCCAAAGAGAATTGCGGTCTTAGGATTTGTTTATCTGGTAGCCCTTATGGTATATACGCTGATGCAACGGCAGATAAGACAGTCACTGAAAAGGGATCAGAAGAGCATACCGGGTAATAAGGGACTAACTGATAATCCAACAGGGAGAGTACTGTTTCAAAATATGAGAGGAATAGCTGTGGTTGTTGTCTCTCTTGGTGAGTCTGTCTTTAAGCAGGTTACCAATTTTACGCAACTGCATGAGGATATTCTGAATTATTTCGCCTTTGATACTGCAATCTATCAATCATTAAAAACGATTTCTTCTGCTTAA
- a CDS encoding type II toxin-antitoxin system RelE/ParE family toxin: MIKSFRDKETEKIFKRQTSQKFPIDIQRTAKKKLNILDAALSLNALKVPPGNHLKALKDDRAGQHSIRINDQWRICFLWSDGNAFEVEITDYH; this comes from the coding sequence ATGATCAAAAGCTTCAGGGACAAAGAAACCGAAAAAATATTCAAACGCCAAACGAGCCAAAAGTTTCCTATTGATATTCAGAGGACGGCAAAAAAGAAGCTCAATATTTTGGATGCTGCGCTTTCCTTAAATGCCTTGAAGGTGCCACCGGGCAATCATCTGAAGGCATTAAAGGATGACAGGGCTGGCCAGCACAGTATAAGAATAAATGACCAATGGCGCATCTGCTTTTTGTGGTCCGATGGCAACGCCTTTGAAGTAGAAATAACCGACTATCATTAA
- a CDS encoding HigA family addiction module antitoxin, with product MKKMKPIHPGEILLEEFLEPMGISQNLLARETGMSPRRINEIVLGKRSITGDTAIRLGRLFGIEPEFWMNLQSRYDLEVAEDRFQSKVTIAVGRYKDLVKK from the coding sequence ATGAAAAAAATGAAACCAATCCATCCTGGTGAAATTCTCCTTGAGGAGTTTTTGGAGCCGATGGGAATAAGCCAAAACTTGCTGGCGCGGGAAACCGGAATGTCACCCCGGCGCATTAATGAGATTGTCTTAGGCAAAAGGTCTATAACCGGCGACACCGCCATCCGCCTTGGCAGGTTGTTCGGCATTGAGCCTGAATTTTGGATGAATTTGCAATCCCGTTACGATTTGGAAGTGGCCGAAGACCGATTCCAATCAAAAGTTACCATAGCTGTTGGAAGATATAAGGATTTAGTTAAGAAATAA
- a CDS encoding DUF433 domain-containing protein codes for MNTKQLLDRITINPEVMVGKPTIRGLRITVEQILKALAGGITTQELLEDYPELEPEDIQAVLLYAAELVGEEQVFEVGTGA; via the coding sequence ATGAATACCAAACAGTTATTAGACAGAATCACCATTAATCCTGAAGTGATGGTTGGTAAGCCAACCATCAGAGGTTTAAGAATTACTGTTGAGCAAATTTTGAAGGCATTGGCTGGAGGGATTACAACTCAGGAACTTCTTGAAGATTACCCTGAATTAGAACCCGAAGATATTCAAGCCGTTTTACTCTATGCGGCTGAGTTAGTGGGTGAAGAACAGGTATTTGAAGTTGGTACAGGTGCTTAA
- a CDS encoding DUF5615 family PIN-like protein, which yields MEQIKLKFLVDVGVGKKVEKWLLNHGYDTTSVRDIDPRLSDKEILKIAVSEKRMVITMDKDFVELIYNSGLLHGGVLLLRLEDAKSDERVKIVENILRKHANKLPNKFCVYKDGRLRIRK from the coding sequence GTGGAGCAAATAAAGTTAAAATTTTTAGTCGATGTTGGGGTAGGCAAAAAAGTAGAAAAATGGCTCTTAAATCATGGATATGATACAACAAGCGTAAGAGATATAGACCCTCGCCTCTCTGACAAAGAAATATTGAAAATTGCCGTTTCAGAGAAACGAATGGTTATTACTATGGATAAGGATTTTGTGGAATTAATCTATAATTCAGGATTATTGCATGGAGGAGTTTTACTGCTAAGACTTGAAGATGCAAAGTCTGATGAAAGAGTAAAAATCGTAGAAAATATTTTAAGAAAACATGCCAACAAGTTGCCAAATAAATTCTGCGTTTATAAAGATGGAAGATTGAGAATCAGAAAATAA
- the vsr gene encoding DNA mismatch endonuclease Vsr — translation MVDVHSRKTRSYNMSMIRGKDTKPEMIVRKFLFGNGFRYKLHDRTLPGKPDLVFPKYKTVVFIHGCFWHGHEGCKYFVVPKIRTKWWLNKINRNKQLDAENSGKLRKLGWKILTVFECKLKPSNMEKTLSQLATRLKK, via the coding sequence ATGGTAGACGTGCACAGCAGGAAGACCAGAAGCTATAACATGTCAATGATCAGGGGCAAGGACACAAAACCCGAAATGATTGTCAGAAAGTTCCTTTTTGGAAATGGTTTCAGATATAAACTCCATGATAGAACATTACCCGGCAAGCCTGACCTTGTTTTCCCGAAATATAAAACAGTTGTATTTATCCACGGTTGTTTCTGGCACGGCCACGAGGGCTGTAAATATTTTGTAGTACCAAAAATACGGACAAAATGGTGGCTGAATAAAATTAACCGGAATAAGCAGCTTGATGCTGAAAACTCTGGGAAATTAAGAAAACTGGGATGGAAAATCTTAACCGTATTTGAGTGCAAATTGAAGCCCAGTAACATGGAAAAAACCCTGAGTCAGTTAGCAACGAGATTAAAAAAATGA
- the dcm gene encoding DNA (cytosine-5-)-methyltransferase, which produces MRFIDLFAGAGGFAEGFKRAGFEPVALVESEPAACFTLKTRLSYHYLKENNKLDIYIRYLKGEINRKQLYSNVPSFILESVINLSISNENNSKIFRIIEKFVGKKDIDVIVGGPPCQAYSLVGRARDRNGMRDDPRNHLYVQYGRFLKKYSPKLFIFENVTGLLSAEKGKYFENIKSDFRSLGYIVEPFNVNAKNFGVLQNRKRVIIIGWKKDLSLSLKQLKDQQGVEYEVWKIFEDLPKLSAGEGKDKYYEYANEINDYLCFAKIRNGLDVLTQHVTRPHTEQDKEIYRIAIKKWKRRKERLGYNDLPERLKTHKNRNAFLDRFKVVADDMPHSQTVVAHIAKDGHYYIHPDIEQNRSISVREAARLQSFPDDYYFEGVKEGKNRTTAFKQIGNALPPLMVEKIAATIKRLLLNC; this is translated from the coding sequence ATGAGATTCATTGATTTATTTGCAGGAGCAGGTGGTTTCGCAGAAGGTTTTAAAAGGGCTGGTTTCGAACCCGTTGCACTTGTTGAGTCTGAACCCGCAGCATGTTTTACTTTAAAAACAAGGCTTTCCTATCATTATCTCAAAGAGAATAACAAGTTGGATATTTATATTAGATACCTTAAAGGAGAAATAAACAGAAAACAACTTTATTCGAATGTTCCTTCATTTATTTTGGAATCTGTAATTAATCTGTCCATTAGTAATGAAAATAACTCTAAGATTTTCCGGATAATAGAAAAATTTGTTGGGAAGAAAGATATAGATGTGATAGTAGGAGGCCCTCCCTGTCAGGCATATTCTTTAGTAGGACGGGCAAGAGACAGAAACGGAATGCGGGATGATCCAAGAAATCATCTGTACGTCCAGTATGGAAGATTCCTAAAGAAATATAGTCCAAAGTTATTTATTTTTGAGAATGTAACCGGGTTACTTTCGGCAGAAAAAGGAAAATATTTCGAAAATATTAAGTCAGATTTCAGAAGTTTGGGATATATAGTTGAACCATTTAATGTAAATGCAAAGAATTTTGGTGTGCTTCAGAACAGAAAAAGGGTAATTATTATAGGATGGAAAAAAGATTTGAGTCTATCGCTTAAACAACTTAAAGATCAGCAAGGGGTGGAATACGAAGTCTGGAAAATTTTTGAAGACTTACCTAAATTAAGCGCGGGAGAAGGCAAAGATAAATATTATGAATATGCTAACGAGATCAATGATTATCTGTGCTTTGCAAAAATAAGAAATGGTCTTGATGTCCTGACGCAACATGTTACAAGACCACACACAGAGCAGGATAAAGAAATTTATCGTATTGCTATTAAAAAATGGAAAAGACGCAAAGAAAGGCTTGGTTATAACGATCTTCCGGAAAGGCTTAAAACCCACAAAAACAGGAATGCTTTCCTCGACAGATTTAAGGTTGTAGCCGATGACATGCCGCATTCACAAACAGTTGTTGCACATATTGCCAAAGACGGGCACTATTATATTCACCCTGACATAGAACAGAATCGTTCAATATCAGTTCGGGAAGCTGCCAGGCTTCAGTCATTTCCTGATGATTATTATTTTGAGGGAGTAAAAGAGGGGAAAAACAGAACAACTGCATTTAAACAAATTGGGAATGCCCTGCCGCCCCTTATGGTAGAAAAAATTGCAGCAACAATAAAACGTCTTTTACTTAATTGCTAA
- a CDS encoding DrmE family protein, protein MGQELIQKLRYSYTGKHETYPLPLPLKDSLQLITEFFKHSTTNKLCLVFPSKEYAAQWLSVPLALDLIKSDYMQYSNDIYNAYKKYKKGDRLILNNDAIVEWSRAESGFIYFKHKPNKNNEEEIGVLLKNIYKLQPAPKGRYSLSSYDRVRKAISSSSGSPIDSLLEIKTYGNKLFQKKCLCLTSKFKSFDDSIANVLLNDAKISDYFKDGRIDENGNIEEKCPLLISNNFSSLILYLAQTNQVSTILIDGFDAITSRSNFSDIDRRFNIPTILITDLSEIETFEDIKNFGFEFFNFTKENITIKESGNQSPFYIFEKKLSNYVSFKFEREICSNTELESVSQILHSLPKDDSDENLNVLKVSLIQLSNLLSRICHVLNEPEISYYTQKLNNIETHFSICKLWLGDSNKPIQECISLLKSVIEKFSSTPSEKCARLKELMDTNHYDFIICPTEDESKALNNFLNTSVYTYRPQVISVSNVSGNLLSNRPIKAILTGWPKSNNINRILSSFLFSKLTVLFYQFENKYYNSLQRRNRKYTENIRSTINSKGIRSEAGSKKPKGFDDFYSVDEVGETTPESSFDIVEFELKLDNNRYSRYAAKGDIAESCKAKRIEFENNTFIYATESHKFIVINELIDSAKQNPRIHIK, encoded by the coding sequence GTGGGTCAAGAATTAATTCAGAAACTTAGATATTCTTATACTGGAAAGCATGAGACCTACCCGTTGCCATTACCTCTGAAAGATTCACTTCAACTCATCACTGAATTTTTTAAGCACAGCACAACAAACAAACTTTGCCTTGTATTCCCTTCAAAGGAATATGCAGCACAATGGCTTTCCGTTCCCTTAGCTTTAGATTTAATTAAGTCTGATTACATGCAATATTCCAATGATATTTATAATGCTTATAAAAAATACAAAAAAGGGGATCGGTTGATTCTCAACAATGATGCGATTGTTGAGTGGTCTAGAGCGGAATCCGGTTTCATTTATTTTAAACATAAACCAAACAAGAATAATGAGGAAGAAATCGGTGTTCTTCTAAAAAATATTTATAAACTGCAACCTGCACCAAAGGGTCGATATTCCCTATCTTCCTATGATAGGGTGAGAAAAGCGATATCTTCGAGTTCAGGCTCACCGATTGATAGTCTTTTGGAAATAAAGACATATGGCAATAAACTATTTCAAAAGAAGTGCCTCTGTCTGACAAGTAAATTTAAATCTTTTGATGATTCAATTGCTAATGTTTTATTAAATGATGCTAAGATTTCTGATTATTTCAAAGATGGCAGAATAGATGAAAATGGAAATATAGAGGAGAAATGTCCGCTTCTCATCTCAAATAATTTTTCCAGTCTTATTCTCTATTTGGCTCAAACTAATCAGGTTTCAACTATTCTTATTGATGGCTTCGATGCCATAACTTCGAGAAGCAATTTTTCAGATATAGACAGAAGGTTCAATATTCCAACTATTCTTATTACCGATCTTTCGGAAATTGAAACTTTTGAAGATATAAAAAACTTTGGATTTGAGTTTTTCAATTTCACGAAAGAGAATATTACAATTAAAGAGTCCGGCAATCAATCACCGTTTTATATCTTTGAAAAGAAACTCAGTAACTATGTTTCGTTCAAATTTGAAAGAGAAATTTGCAGCAATACAGAACTTGAATCTGTTTCACAAATACTTCACTCACTTCCCAAAGATGATTCAGACGAGAATTTGAATGTTCTCAAAGTTTCGTTAATTCAGCTTTCTAATTTGCTTTCAAGAATTTGTCATGTTCTAAATGAACCAGAGATTTCTTATTACACTCAGAAGTTAAACAATATTGAAACGCATTTTTCAATTTGCAAATTATGGTTAGGAGATTCAAACAAACCGATTCAAGAATGTATTTCCCTTCTCAAATCTGTTATTGAAAAGTTTTCATCAACGCCATCTGAGAAGTGTGCAAGGCTGAAAGAGTTAATGGATACAAACCACTATGATTTCATCATTTGCCCAACCGAAGATGAATCTAAAGCACTAAATAACTTTCTTAATACATCTGTATATACATATAGGCCGCAAGTGATATCCGTTTCTAATGTAAGCGGCAATTTACTTTCAAATAGACCAATAAAAGCGATTCTAACGGGTTGGCCAAAATCTAACAATATCAATAGAATTCTTTCCTCGTTTCTTTTCTCAAAACTCACGGTTTTGTTTTACCAATTTGAGAACAAGTATTACAATTCCTTGCAAAGAAGGAACAGGAAATACACTGAGAATATAAGATCAACGATAAACAGCAAAGGCATTCGTTCAGAAGCTGGATCAAAAAAGCCAAAAGGATTTGATGATTTTTATTCAGTGGATGAAGTTGGAGAAACAACTCCAGAAAGTTCATTTGACATTGTTGAGTTTGAACTGAAACTTGACAATAACCGATATTCAAGATACGCAGCAAAAGGAGATATTGCTGAGAGTTGTAAAGCAAAGCGAATTGAATTTGAAAACAATACTTTTATATATGCAACAGAGTCACATAAGTTCATTGTGATAAATGAATTGATTGATTCAGCCAAACAAAACCCGAGGATTCACATAAAATAA
- a CDS encoding helicase-related protein, with translation MMKVNFLKRLESSIESFEISMDRTIQKIEKLENKIREFLKSNAKSQDESLETLEPDEDELEENTDDLQQWQVGRKLKFDLADLQLEDWLNDLKTDKDALYDLYLRAKDIDPSRDTKLKGIKKLIEEKVRQPLNNGNKKILVFTAFADTAQYLYDCLVDWVKKDFMLNIALVTGSSTQTTFGKNDFSNILANFSPISKCRKLIKSMPQEGEIDILIATDCISEGQNLQDCDFLVNYAFTGILFASFSVLAVLTGWEVKTTKSNW, from the coding sequence ATGATGAAAGTAAACTTCCTGAAACGTCTGGAAAGTTCCATTGAATCATTTGAGATTTCAATGGACAGAACGATTCAGAAAATTGAAAAGCTTGAAAACAAAATCCGTGAATTTTTGAAATCAAATGCCAAATCGCAGGACGAATCTTTGGAGACGCTGGAACCCGATGAAGACGAATTAGAAGAAAATACCGATGATCTTCAACAATGGCAGGTAGGAAGAAAATTAAAATTCGATTTAGCGGATTTGCAACTCGAAGATTGGCTAAACGATCTGAAAACAGACAAAGACGCCTTATATGATTTATACCTGCGGGCAAAAGATATAGACCCCAGCCGGGATACAAAACTCAAAGGCATTAAAAAACTGATTGAAGAAAAGGTCAGACAGCCACTTAACAATGGAAACAAAAAAATACTTGTTTTCACAGCATTTGCAGATACGGCTCAATACCTTTATGATTGCCTGGTGGATTGGGTTAAAAAAGATTTCATGCTGAATATTGCATTAGTGACAGGCAGCAGCACACAAACCACCTTTGGCAAAAATGATTTCTCAAACATCCTCGCCAATTTCTCTCCTATTTCAAAATGCAGAAAATTAATAAAATCAATGCCGCAGGAAGGCGAGATTGATATCTTAATAGCTACCGACTGCATCAGCGAAGGGCAGAATTTACAGGATTGCGATTTTCTGGTTAATTACGCATTCACTGGAATCCTGTTCGCATCATTCAGCGTCTTGGCCGTATTGACCGGCTGGGAAGTAAAAACGACAAAATCCAACTGGTAA
- a CDS encoding phospholipase D-like domain-containing protein has translation MNITSICDNHKNGSLGQFLINNVRQGDAVSIVSAYFTIYAYKQLKNQLDQIDHLNFLFGEPTFIKSLDPAKTNKRDFRIEDDKLVIPIESRLRQKSISRECSDWIKEKVDIKSMVKPNFLHGKLYLMENPNGIKEAVVGSSNFTVNGLGMGGSPNIELNMIIQDRRDLDDLRNWFNVLWNDTTGLVEDVKAGVLKYLEQLYVENEPEFIYFKTLFHIFEKYLDEQKPGGLLNERTGFFESEIWNMLYDFQKDGVKGAINKILKHNGCIIADSIGLGKTFEALAVIHYFELLNYRVLVLCPKKLSANWIIYQASQNNVLNPFTRDRFTYAVLYHTDLGRITGKSDANGIDLENFNWGAYDLVVIDESHNFRGNPMEKTKDDGTIKMNRAKWLMEKIIKSGVKTRVLMLSATPVNNNLRDLRNQISLITEGKNDALFESTQIKDIALTLKNAQTQFTLWADHKKNPERTVKQLMERLDSSFFKLLDELTIARSRKHIKGFYHINAIGQFPERLKPHSIYPNIDTKDRFFTYDALNKKILQYKLSVFNPSAYVKEEKKQK, from the coding sequence ATGAATATTACGTCAATCTGTGACAATCACAAAAACGGCTCACTTGGTCAATTCCTTATTAATAATGTGAGACAAGGGGATGCTGTATCAATAGTCTCGGCATATTTTACTATTTACGCCTATAAACAATTAAAAAACCAACTTGATCAAATAGATCACCTCAATTTTCTCTTTGGCGAACCAACCTTTATTAAATCCCTTGACCCTGCAAAAACCAATAAACGTGACTTCAGAATTGAAGACGATAAACTGGTTATTCCCATTGAAAGCCGCTTAAGGCAAAAATCCATTTCCAGAGAATGTTCTGACTGGATTAAAGAAAAGGTAGATATCAAATCAATGGTTAAACCCAACTTCCTGCACGGCAAGCTTTACCTGATGGAAAATCCAAACGGGATTAAAGAAGCAGTTGTGGGAAGTTCCAATTTTACGGTTAATGGACTCGGGATGGGCGGAAGTCCGAATATTGAATTGAATATGATCATTCAGGACAGGAGAGATTTAGACGATTTAAGGAACTGGTTCAATGTCTTATGGAATGACACCACAGGATTAGTTGAAGATGTTAAAGCCGGGGTGCTTAAATATCTCGAACAACTTTACGTTGAAAATGAACCTGAGTTTATCTACTTCAAGACCTTGTTCCATATCTTTGAGAAATATCTTGATGAACAAAAGCCCGGCGGCTTACTGAACGAACGTACCGGATTTTTTGAAAGTGAAATCTGGAATATGCTGTACGACTTCCAGAAAGACGGAGTAAAAGGAGCTATCAACAAAATCCTGAAACACAATGGCTGTATTATAGCGGACAGCATTGGCCTGGGTAAAACATTTGAGGCGTTAGCGGTAATCCATTATTTTGAACTACTGAATTACCGGGTACTGGTGCTCTGCCCGAAAAAACTCTCGGCTAACTGGATAATCTATCAGGCAAGCCAAAACAACGTGCTGAATCCATTTACGAGGGACCGGTTTACCTATGCCGTCCTGTACCATACAGACCTCGGCAGAATAACAGGCAAATCCGATGCAAACGGCATAGACCTCGAAAACTTTAACTGGGGTGCCTATGATTTGGTAGTTATCGATGAGTCTCATAATTTTCGCGGTAATCCGATGGAAAAGACCAAAGATGACGGCACCATAAAAATGAACCGCGCCAAATGGCTGATGGAAAAAATCATCAAATCGGGAGTAAAAACCAGGGTACTCATGCTTTCTGCCACACCGGTTAACAATAACCTTCGTGATTTAAGAAATCAAATCTCCCTTATCACGGAAGGCAAAAATGATGCGCTCTTTGAGAGTACACAAATAAAAGACATCGCCCTTACACTCAAAAATGCCCAAACACAGTTTACCCTTTGGGCCGACCATAAAAAGAATCCGGAGAGAACAGTCAAACAATTAATGGAACGCCTTGATTCCTCCTTCTTCAAATTACTGGACGAACTCACTATTGCACGGAGTAGAAAGCATATAAAGGGCTTTTACCATATTAACGCCATAGGACAATTCCCGGAACGATTAAAACCACATTCTATTTACCCTAATATTGACACAAAAGACCGCTTTTTTACTTATGATGCACTGAACAAAAAAATCCTGCAATACAAACTTTCAGTATTTAATCCCTCAGCTTATGTGAAGGAAGAAAAGAAACAAAAATAA
- a CDS encoding DUF86 domain-containing protein yields the protein MRDYTLYLKDILEAMEAIERFVKGIDFDNFQKNDMVSSAVIRKFEIIGEATKNVPETIRSKYPEIPWKEMAGMRDRLIHFYFGVKYSLIWRTIKDIIPTVKPLICKIIRELNNAQDIGYVSLLSC from the coding sequence ATGAGAGATTATACCCTCTATCTAAAAGATATACTCGAGGCAATGGAGGCTATTGAGAGATTTGTTAAAGGCATAGACTTTGATAATTTCCAGAAAAATGATATGGTATCAAGTGCTGTGATAAGAAAATTTGAGATAATTGGTGAAGCCACAAAAAATGTGCCAGAGACAATCAGGAGTAAGTATCCTGAAATACCATGGAAAGAAATGGCTGGAATGAGGGATAGACTTATCCACTTTTACTTTGGAGTTAAATATAGCCTTATCTGGCGAACCATAAAAGACATAATCCCAACTGTGAAACCTCTCATTTGTAAAATCATAAGAGAATTAAATAATGCTCAAGATATCGGGTACGTTTCGTTATTATCCTGTTGA